In a genomic window of Syntrophorhabdus sp.:
- a CDS encoding HAMP domain-containing histidine kinase, with translation MGSNGVKSKVVLMVLIAGTVPVVLFSLAVFAIDSGPGRLAVTVAFVLLMAAGSYITARRVIELLHSSYEREKELEMQIIKKDKLAAIGLLTAGIAHELNTPLASALLNTQMLKEDAKKEWPDRTPVLDSIEEEIKRAGSVVRNILDFSRQTQVQSAVTDVNSVLTKLLDISSKLCSEKGILIRRDLHPGIPLARGNGSILHQVFMNIVSNAIEAMDNGGTLSVFSRFLPGQHKVVVDIEDTGPGISREHIDGVFDPFFTTKASEDGTGLGLAISYSMVRKMGGDIRVVSSSDERENFPSTKGTIFSIELPALGEDGPDSQKAGDQD, from the coding sequence ATGGGTTCAAACGGGGTCAAGTCAAAGGTCGTTTTGATGGTGCTGATAGCGGGCACGGTGCCGGTCGTTCTGTTCTCGCTCGCGGTGTTTGCGATTGATTCAGGTCCCGGGCGCCTGGCGGTCACGGTGGCCTTCGTGCTTCTGATGGCCGCGGGCAGCTATATCACGGCGCGCAGGGTGATCGAGCTCCTCCACAGTTCCTATGAGCGGGAAAAGGAACTCGAGATGCAGATCATTAAGAAGGATAAGCTGGCGGCCATCGGGCTCCTGACGGCAGGCATCGCGCACGAACTCAACACGCCACTCGCGAGCGCTCTTCTCAATACCCAGATGCTGAAGGAAGACGCCAAAAAGGAATGGCCGGATCGAACACCGGTCCTCGATTCCATCGAGGAAGAGATAAAAAGGGCGGGATCGGTCGTCAGAAACATCCTCGATTTCTCTCGCCAGACACAGGTGCAGTCCGCTGTAACCGACGTCAATTCCGTGTTGACCAAGCTCCTGGACATATCCTCCAAGCTTTGTTCGGAGAAAGGCATCCTGATCCGCCGCGATCTTCATCCCGGCATTCCGCTTGCAAGGGGAAATGGAAGCATACTGCACCAGGTATTTATGAATATTGTCTCAAATGCGATCGAAGCAATGGATAACGGCGGTACCCTGAGCGTATTCTCCAGGTTCCTGCCGGGGCAGCATAAGGTCGTGGTCGACATAGAGGATACAGGCCCGGGCATATCGCGGGAGCACATAGACGGTGTTTTCGACCCATTCTTTACGACAAAGGCGTCGGAAGACGGTACCGGGCTGGGACTCGCCATAAGCTACTCAATGGTAAGGAAGATGGGCGGCGATATAAGAGTGGTAAGCTCCAGTGATGAAAGGGAGAACTTCCCCAGCACAAAGGGCACAATCTTCAGCATTGAGCTTCCGGCGCTCGGGGAAGACGGCCCAGACAGTCAAAAGGCAGGTGATCAGGATTGA